A single genomic interval of Penicillium psychrofluorescens genome assembly, chromosome: 2 harbors:
- a CDS encoding uncharacterized protein (ID:PFLUO_004134-T1.cds;~source:funannotate), whose amino-acid sequence MDATAAKNIAHTQFQIGSGLNQFFSLRQPSVTISALVAQLLAFPVGRAWSKWMPLGILNPDRHFNIKEHALITIMANVAFGSAAATQVIEAVVKFYGMPSQGGFEVLLCITTQLLGFGIAGMAARWLVGPASMIWPGVLSNAALLETLHSRTNQVADGWRISRLRFFLFVFIGGAVWYFVPGYLFTGLSTFSFICWIVPSNVVVNQLFGQTTGLGMSMLTFDWAQVVYANQSPLLVPFWAGLNVMGSFALFFWLICPIIYYTNTWYSAYLPLLNSNTFDNTGNSYDTSRIMTPGGTVNQTAYRDYSPMFLPAGYAVTYGVAFANLTGIFVHVSLYHGGDIWRQWKGTNKPDVHSRLMSVYQGVPWWWFGAITVLMFVLSIVTNEVWHTGLPVWAVLLAFVLPIIYFVPVGIIKAVTNISSNQLNLLTEFIGGYAFLGRPMANMAFKFYGYVAVSQGLE is encoded by the coding sequence ATGGATGCGACCGCTGCGAAGAACATTGCTCACACCCAATTCCAGATCGGGAGCGGACTGAACCAGTTCTTCAGCTTGCGCCAGCCGAGTGTCACCATCAGCGCTCTGGTAGCGCAGCTTTTGGCATTTCCCGTTGGGCGAGCATGGAGCAAATGGATGCCTCTCGGTATTCTGAACCCCGACCGGCACTTCAACATCAAGGAGCATGCTCTGATCACAATCATGGCCAACGTCGCCTTTGGGTCCGCCGCTGCCACCCAGGTCATTGAGGCAGTAGTCAAATTCTATGGTATGCCGTCCCAAGGCGGTTTTGAGGTTCTTCTCTGCATCACCACGCAGCTGCTCGGGTTTGGCATTGCTGGGATGGCTGCTCGCTGGCTGGTCGGCCCGGCGTCGATGATCTGGCCCGGGGTGCTGTCGAATGCGGCGCTCCTGGAGACGCTACATTCTCGCACAAACCAGGTCGCTGACGGCTGGCGGATCTCCCGTCTCCGcttttttctcttcgtcttcattGGCGGCGCTGTCTGGTACTTTGTGCCAGGATATCTCTTCACTGGCCTGAGTACGTTTAGTTTCATCTGCTGGATTGTGCCATCCAACGTCGTGGTGAATCAACTGTTTGGACAGACCACGGGGCTGGGCATGTCGATGTTGACCTTCGACTGGGCGCAGGTCGTTTACGCCAACCAAAGCCCACTTCTGGTGCCATTTTGGGCCGGCCTCAATGTGATGGGATCGTTTGcactcttcttctggctcatTTGCCCCATCATTTACTACACCAACACTTGGTATTCAGCATACCTACCGCTTCTTAACTCCAATACTTTCGACAACACGGGGAACAGCTATGACACCAGCCGCATCATGACTCCGGGAGGTACAGTCAACCAGACGGCATATCGGGACTATTCGCCCATGTTTCTGCCGGCCGGGTATGCCGTCACGTACGGCGTCGCCTTCGCCAACCTGACAGGGATCTTTGTCCATGTCAGCCTATACCATGGCGGGGATATATGGCGGCAGTGGAAGGGCACGAACAAGCCAGACGTTCACTCTCGACTCATGTCTGTATATCAGGGCGtgccgtggtggtggttcgGTGCGATCACGGTGTTAATGTTCGTTCTGAGCATTGTAACCAACGAAGTGTGGCATACCGGCCTGCCCGTGTGGGCTGTCCTGTTGGCTTTTGTGCTTCCCATCATTTATTTTGTCCCGGTGGGCATTATCAAAGCAGTCACCAACATCAGCAGCAACCAACTTAATTTGCTCACCGAGTTTATCGGTGGCTATGCCTTTCTCGGAAGACCAATGGCCAACATGGCGTTCAAATTCTATGGCTATGTCGCCGTCTCCCAAGGCCTAGAGTGA
- a CDS encoding uncharacterized protein (ID:PFLUO_004135-T1.cds;~source:funannotate), whose translation MDESAITTFDAPFSQRPVVILGAGIIGCATARQLLLHGFSVVLVAEYLPGDQNIYYASAWAGAAWHAAGGITPDQRYFQAVTHRVLLKMAQDDPKSGVSVVDAREYLEQEPKPDSAIWGKTVVSKFRELKPGEYPSEFNCAWAYETLVTDPTRHMPYLGKLVISLGGRFIRKRVESLRELYDMFPESQVFINASGLGSKTLTDVQDDRCFPERGQNVFLRTDRCHTLYFRNGKEYTYVIPRPFSQGVVLGGVKQQDNLSPDVDMDIVRDEIARAHRLAPDIVPEQPAAHELSHIIGIRPSRKGGFRLHSEQVHGSRTVLSAYGFGGGGYAFSYGIADALVKMVEKTERENVIV comes from the exons atggatgaAAGTGCCATCACCACGTTCGATGCGCCCTTCTCTCAACGCCCTGTCGTCATCTTAGGCGCGGGGATCATAGGGTGTGCGACAGCCCGACAATTGCTACTTCACGGCTTTTCGGTCGTGCTGGTGGCCGAATATCTGCCGGGCGACCAGAACATCTACTACGCATCCGCATGGGCAGGTGCTGCGTGGCATGCTGCTGGCGGCATCACTCCGGATCAGCGATATTTCCAGGCCGTGACCCATCGCGTGTTGCTCAAGATGGCGCAGGACGATCCGAAATCGGGCGTCAGTGTCGTCGATGCTCGCGAATATCTCGAGCAAGAGCCGAAGCCCGACTCGGCGATTTGGGGCAAGACTGTCGTGTCCAAG TTTCGCGAATTGAAGCCCGGGGAATATCCTTCGGAGTTCAACTGTGCTTGGGCTTACGAGACTCTCGTGACCGATCCCACACGGCACATGCCCTATCTCGGAAAACTGGTAATTTCCCTCGGTGGTCGGTTCATTCGAAAACGCGTGGAGTCGTTGCGGGAGCTGTACGACATGTTCCCAGAGTCGCAGGTGTTTATCAATGCGAGCGGGCTGGGAAGTAAGACGTTGACCGATGTGCAAGATGACCGTTGCTTCCCTGAGCGCGGGCAGAATGTATTCCTGCGCACCGATCGATGCCACACGCTGTACTTCCGGAACGGCAAGGAGTACACATATGTCATTCCCAGGCCATTCTCCCAAGGAGTGGTCTTGGGAGGCGTTAAGCAGCAGGACAACCT CTCACCAGACGTGGACATGGACATCGTGCGGGACGAGATCGCCCGAGCTCATCGTCTAGCCCCCGATATTGTCCCAGAACAGCCTGCTGCGCATGAGTTGAGCCATATCATCGGCATCCGTCCGTCGCGCAAAGGCGGCTTCCGCCTGCACTCGGAACAGGTACATGGGAGCCGCACCGTGCTGTCTGCTTACGGGTTTGGCGGTGGAGGATATGCCTTCTCCTACGGAATTGCCGATGCGCTGGTCaagatggtggagaagacCGAGCGCGAGAACGTCATTGTCTGA
- a CDS encoding uncharacterized protein (ID:PFLUO_004136-T1.cds;~source:funannotate) produces MPLDQQMLHLDIGEDYRPINFAAVISPPSESELVMREDGHNSGIKLQDHKTATTEAAPVLACPAPADDSMCRIYRRTPTPTIVLDGSLQVAEVSDSHLEIFKSTRGQLVNTSVYDLAPYMVPAPDIALLSGALGAALISRVVQTIDPVYVRTCDAFFSLRVTPIYEGDALIYVLLEAQDSKRGKPASKEISEQKYLNETYKVLIDTVKDYAIFMLDTRGYIATWNAGASILKGYTPTEIIDQHFSIFYGPEDLLKNKPAKELEVCLQEGKVEDEGWRYRKDGSRFWANVMITPIYQFHRHVGFVKVTRDLTERKAAEARLINAFEESSKLKTDFLANMSHEIRTPMNGMSLALTMLTRTPLNDEQNEYVSVLEDSTAILLQVINDVLDYSKLSSGSFSLNTDVINIPSVVNAVIRNCKASLKPGVVLESTISPEFPAIVKGDPLRFRQVLQNLVSNAIKFTESGYVRVDTTFSLDGNDPGTYNISTQVVDSGIGVPEDAINTLFTPFTRFADTTMKRYQGTGLGLSICKSLAELMEGAVGFHSNPDGPGSVFWATARMGCVDVSVLQERPPVWQVIDTHIDSSDLLQKIAPQKHILLVEDNKVNQTIMLKLLGSLGFERVDAAWDGAEAVRMVKQKPLAYSLILMDINMPVMDGLEATAQIRLTNNELPIIALTGNALKGDAETYLAKGMSDYIAKPLHRQQLVELLWKWFEGS; encoded by the coding sequence ATGCCTCTGGATCAGCAGATGCTCCATCTCGATATTGGCGAAGACTATCGGCCGATCAATTTTGCCGCGGTTATCTCGCCTCCGTCGGAGAGTGAGTTGGTCATGCGGGAGGATGGCCACAACTCCGGAATCAAGTTACAAGACCATAAAaccgccaccaccgaggCCGCTCCCGTGTTGGCCTGCCCAGCCCCTGCTGACGACTCAATGTGCCGGATCTATCGTCGAACTCCCACCCCGACAATTGTCTTGGACGGCTCCTTGCAGGTCGCCGAGGTCTCCGATAGTCACTTGGAAATCTTTAAATCAACTAGGGGGCAGCTGGTAAATACCAGCGTGTATGACCTGGCGCCGTACATGGTTCCAGCACCAGATATCGCGTTGTTGAGCGGTGCTCTGGGTGCGGCGTTAATCTCCCGAGTCGTTCAGACCATTGACCCCGTCTACGTCCGCACCTGCGATGCATTCTTCTCACTTCGAGTGACTCCCATCTACGAGGGCGATGCCCTGATATACGTGCTCCTTGAAGCGCAAGACTCCAAGCGTGGTAAGCCTGCATCAAAGGAAATTAGTGAGCAGAAGTACCTCAACGAGACATACAAAGTCTTGATCGACACGGTGAAGGACTATGCCATTTTTATGCTAGATACACGGGGCTACATTGCAACATGGAACGCGGGTGCTTCCATTCTCAAGGGCTACACGCCAACCGAAATTATCGACCAGCACTTTTCAATCTTTTACGGGCCCGAGGATCTCCTGAAGAACAAGCCtgcgaaggagctggaggtgtGTCTGCAGGAAGGCAAGGTGGAAGACGAAGGGTGGCGCTATCGAAAAGACGGTAGTCGATTCTGGGCCAACGTCATGATCACGCCCATCTATCAATTTCATCGGCACGTTGGCTTCGTGAAGGTCACTCGCGATCTGAccgagcgcaaggccgccgaggcacGTTTGATCAATGCATTTGAGGAATCTTCAAAACTGAAGACCGACTTTTTGGCCAACATGAGCCATGAGATCCGGACACCGATGAACGGGATGTCGCTGGCGCTGACCATGCTTACTCGGACGCCTTTGAATGACGAGCAGAACGAGTACGTCTCTGTCCTCGAGGATTCAACCGCCATTCTGTTACAAGTCATTAATGACGTGCTGGACTACTCCAAATTGTCTTCTGGGTCCTTCTCTCTGAATACGGATGTAATCAACATACCCAGTGTGGTAAATGCGGTTATCCGCAACTGCAAGGCTTCACTGAAACCCGGGGTCGTTCTGGAGAGCACTATCAGCCCCGAATTTCCTGCAATCGTCAAAGGTGACCCTCTACGATTCCGCCAAGTTTTGCAGAATTTGGTCAGCAATGCCATCAAGTTCACGGAAAGTGGCTACGTTCGTGTCGATACAACCTTCTCATTGGACGGAAATGACCCAGGCACGTATAACATCTCAACCCAAGTGGTGGACTCCGGAATCGGTGTTCCCGAGGATGCCATCAACACCCTCTTCACCCCATTTACTCGATTCGCAGACACCACGATGAAGCGTTATCAGGGCACAGGACTGGGACTTTCGATTTGCAAGAGTTTAGCTGAACTTATGGAAGGGGCGGTGGGGTTCCATTCGAACCCTGATGGGCCTGGCAGTGTGTTCTGGGCGACAGCGAGAATGGGTTGCGTCGACGTGTCCGTTCTCCAAGAGAGGCCCCCAGTCTGGCAGGTGATTGACACACATATCGACTCATCGGATTTGCTTCAGAAGATTGCGCCACAAAAGCACATTCTGCTCGTTGAGGACAACAAGGTGAACCAAACGATCATGCTCAAGCTGCTCGGTAGCCTGGGCTTCGAACGAGTCGATGCTGCTTGGGATGGCGCCGAAGCCGTGCGGATGGTGAAGCAGAAACCACTGGCATATAGTTTGATTCTGATGGATATCAACATGCCTGTTATGGACGGCTTAGAAGCCACCGCGCAGATCCGCCTGACTAACAACGAATTGCCCATTATCGCACTCACCGGAAATGCACTGAAAGGGGATGCTGAGACCTATTTGGCAAAAGGAATGAGTGATTACATTGCGAAACCGTTGCATCGCCAGCAGTTGGTCGAGCTGCTGTGGAAGTGGTTTGAAGGCTCTTGA
- a CDS encoding uncharacterized protein (ID:PFLUO_004137-T1.cds;~source:funannotate) — protein MDVSDPFSPKYGQHLSVEEVHDLFAPDNDSVDGVRSWLEESGIPADRISQSVNKQWIQFDADAEEVESLIKAEYYMYSHAESGNSHIACREYHVPHHLRDHIDYITPGIALREVNGVSKARRSLQKRGFNGLPPIIEKLTVSLEQLLDNLLDLCDVAVTPACIAHRPYLDIYSSEAKTAEMYNIPEGTTSTKGNELGIFEDIGDVYAQDDLDLNIPSGTHPILKAVDGAKAPTTVTNAGPESDLDFQISYPIIWPQNSVLFQTDDMHYENDYTFRGFLNTFLDAIDGSYCSEISPLDPKYPDPKGYKGKLMCGAYKPTNVISISYGSAEADLPISYQRRQCQEFMKLGLQGVSVVVASGDSGVAGRGGDPTPSNCLGKDGQIFAPDFPATCPYLTAVGATYLPLGASAKGSNEVAVSRFPSGGGFSNIYERPNYQAQAVKDYFNKAQPTYPYYESVNNNSFGANGGIYNRIGRAYPDVSAIGDNVIIFNAGAPTSIGGTSASSPVFASILTRINEERLAAGKKTLGFVNPTLYAHPEAFFDITSGDNAGCGTNGFNATEGWDPVTGLGTPNYPALLKVFMS, from the exons ATGGATGT GTCGGATCCGTTTTCCCCGAAATATGGGCAGCATCTGTCCGTCGAAGAGGTGCACGACCTGTTTGCGCCTGATAACGACAGTGTGGATGGCGTCCGCTCCTGGCTCGAGGAGTCTGGCATCCCGGCCGACCGTATCTCGCAGTCGGTGAACAAGCAGTGGATTCAGTtcgatgcagatgcagaggAGGTGGAGAGCCTGATCAAGGCCGAGTACTATATGTACTCTCACGCGGAGAGTGGCAATTCTCATATCGCGTGCCGAGA ATACCACGTTCCACACCACCTGCGTGACCACATTGACTACATCACCCCGGGTATTGCCCTGCGCGAGGTGAATGGCGTTTCTAAGGCCCGCCGCAGTCTCCAGAAACGGGGCTTCAACGGCCTGCCTCCTATCATCGAAAAACTTACGGTGTccctcgagcagctcttGGACAACCTTCTCGATCTCTGTGACGTTGCCGTAACACCGGCCTGTATTGCGC ACCGGCCATACCTGGATATATACTCAAGCGAAGCAAAAACTGCAGAAATGTACAACATCCCCGAGGGCACGACGTCCACGAAGGGCAACGAGCTGGGAATTTTTGAGGACATTGGCGATGTCTACGCCCAGGATGACTTGGACCT GAATATCCCTTCGGGCACTCACCCGATCCTCAAGGCCGTTGATGGCGCTAAGGCACCGACCACGGTGACGAACGCTGGTCCCGAGTCGGACCTAGATTTCCAGATCTCATACCCCATCATCTGGCCGCAGAACTCGGTGCTCTTCCAGACTGATGACATGCATTACGAGAACGACTACACTTTCCGGGGGTTCCTCAACACCTTCTTGGATGCCATCGATGGCTCCTACTGCAGCGAAATCTCGCCTCTGGACCCGAAGTACCCCGACCCCAAGGGCTACAAGGGTAAGCTGATGTGCGGCGCCTATAAGCCGACCAATGTCATCTCCATCTCGTACGGTAGCGCCGAGGCCGACTTGCCCATCTCTTACCAGCGTCGCCAGTGCCAGGAGTTCATGAAGCTCGGTCTCCAGGGTGTATCGGTCGTGGTCGCCTCGGGTGACTCTGGTGTGGCCGGTCGCGGTGGGGATCCTACTCCCAGCAACTGCCTGGGCAAGGATGGTCAAATCTTTGCTCCTGACTTCCCTGCCACCTGCCCGTATCTGACGGCCGTGGGCGCGACTTACCTCCCCTTGGGGGCTAGTGCCAAGGGCAGCAATGAGGTGGCTGTGTCTCGTTTCCCATCGGGTGGTGGTTTCAGCAACATTTACGAGCGGCCTAATTACCAGGCGCAGGCTGTGAAGGACTATTTCAACAAGGCCCAGCCCACCTACCCCTACTACGAGAGcgtcaacaacaacagctTTGGCGCCAATGGCGGTATCTACAACCGCATTGGCCGTGCCTATCCCGACGTCTCTGCCATTGGCGACAACGTGATCATCTTCAACGCGGGCGCTCCCACCTCGATTGGCGGTACCTCTGCCTCCTCGCCTGTGTTCGCTTCCATCCTCACCCGCATTAACGAGGAGCGTCTGGCggctggcaagaagacccTGGGCTTTGTCAATCCTACCTTGTATGCGCATCCAGAGGCCTTCTTCGATATCACTTCCGGTGACAACGCGGGCTGCGGTACCAACGGTTTCAATGCCACTGAGGGCTGGGACCCCGTGACCGGACTGGGCACGCCCAACTACCCTGCCCTGCTGAAGGTCTTCATGAGCTAA
- a CDS encoding uncharacterized protein (ID:PFLUO_004138-T1.cds;~source:funannotate), translated as MSLGKKVTLNTGHQIPQLGFGTWQSAPGQVGEAVYEALKAGYRHLDLATIYQNQREVAAGIKRAFQDVPGLKREDLFITSKLWNSQHRPEVVEASLDACLAELELDYLDLYLVHWPVAFQKGDDYFPLIANSTVEGGDVVIDDGVSIVDTWKAMTQLPKSKVRSVGVSNHAIPHLEALIKATGVVPAANQIERHPVLQSNDLIEYCQQKGIHITAYSAFGNNMLGLPLLITRPEVKEVAESVSKRTGSEVTGAHVILAWSQVGGHSVIPKSVTPSRIRDNFKEVELTPEEVQKVSALGKDRRRFNIPLTANKPRWNINIFSEDEEQPASHKVVV; from the exons ATGTCTCTAGGCAAGAAGGTTACCCTCAACACCGGCCACCAGATCCC CCAGCTGGGATTTGGCACCTGGCAGTCGGCTCCCGGCCAGGTTGGTGAGGCCGTCTACGAGGCCCTGAAGGCGGGCTACCGTCATCTG GATCTCGCCACCAT CTACCAGAACCAGCGCGAAGTTGCCGCCGGCATCAAGCGCGCCTTCCAGGATGTTCCGGGCCTGAAACGTGAGGATCTGTTCATC ACCTCGAAGTTGTGGAACAGCCAGCACCGCCCGGAGGTTGTCGAGGCGTCGCTGGACGCTTGCCTGGCTGAGCTGGAGCTCGATTACCTGGACCTATACCTGGTGCACTGGCCCGTCGCCTTCCAGAAGGGCGATGACTACTTCCCTCTGATTGCGAACAGCACCGTTGAGGGTGGCGATGTGGTCATTGATGATGGCGTGTCCATTGTTGACACCTGGAAGG CCATGACCCAGCTCCCCAAGAGCAAGGTTCGCTCCGTCGGTGTCTCCAACCACGCAATTCCTCAC CTCGAGGCCCTCATCAAGGCCACCGGTGTCGTGCCCGCTGCTAACCAGATTGAACGCCACCCCGTGCTCCAAAGCAACGACTTGATTGAATACTGCCAACAGAAGGGCATCCACATCACTGCCTACTCT GCCTTCGGTAACAACATGCTCGGCCTTCCGCTGCTTATCACCCGCCCTGAGGTCAAGGAGGTCGCCGAGTCGGTTTCCAAGCGTACTGGCAGCGAGGTCACCGGTGCTCACGTCAT TCTCGCCTGGTCCCAGGTCGGTGGTCACAGTGTCATCCCCAAGTCGGTTACGCCGTCGCGCATCCGTGACAACTTCAAGGAGGTGGAGCTTACCCCGGAGGAGGTCCAGAAGGTCAGCGCTCTGGGCAAGGACCGGAGGCGCTTCAATATCCCTCTTACTGCCA ACAAGCCGCGTTGGaacatcaacatcttcagtgaggatgaggagcagCCTGCTAGCCACAAGGTCGTTGTTTAA
- a CDS encoding uncharacterized protein (ID:PFLUO_004139-T1.cds;~source:funannotate), which translates to MTLGIINGVTKSGGYAQYCILRAEAGVCIPEHVDAAKYAPILCAGVTVFNSMRRMNVPPGSTVAIQGLGGLGHLAIQYANRFGYRVVALSRDSKKEKFVRELGAHEYIDSSKEDAAQALQKLGGASLIVATAPNAQVIAPLVDGLGILGKLLILSVPGEVSINTGPMIQRGLSIHGWPSGHAIDSEEAIQFTELEDINCMVETYPLEKAQEAFEAMRQGSVRFRAVITME; encoded by the exons ATGACG TTGGGCATTATCAACGGCGTGACCAAGAGTGGTGGAT ATGCCCAATACTGTATCCTTCGGGCGGAAGCGGGTGTCTGCATTCCCGAACATGTGGACGCGGCCAAGTACGCCCCGATACTCTGTGCCGGCGTCACCGTCTTCAACTCGATGCGCCGAATGAATGTTCCCCCGGGATCGACGGTCGCCATTCAAGGGCTTGGCGGTCTAGGCCACCTCGCCATCCAATATGCGAACCGCTTCGGCTACCGCGTCGTGGCTCTGTCCCGGGattccaagaaggaaaagtTTGTGCGGGAACTGGGTGCTCACGAGTACATCGATAGCAGCAAGGAAGACGCGGCGCAGGCACTGCAGAAGCTTGGAGGTGCTTccctcatcgtcgccacAGCGCCCAATGCTCAAGTAATCGCGCCTCTGGTGGACGGGCTCGGTATTCTGGGCAAGTTGTTGATACTGTCAG TTCCGGGAGAAGTGTCCATTAATACCGGGCCGATG ATCCAACGTGGCCTGTCGATCCATGGATGGCCCAGCGGTCACGCGATTGACTCTGAGGAGGCCATTCAATTCACGGAATTGGAGGACATCAATTGCATGGTGGAGACCTATCCGCTGGAAAAAGCCCAAGAAGCCTTCG AGGCCATGCGCCAGGGGAGTGTCCGGTTCCGCGCCGTGATTACGATGGAGTAA
- a CDS encoding uncharacterized protein (ID:PFLUO_004140-T1.cds;~source:funannotate): protein MTIEHWTEIVKRKQAEVATQIPPAWRLPAEYTDISQTKSTNVLDVPHRCGLLSHKQLEITEKYDATALLEKIRHQDLSAYEVTEAFCIRAAIAQQVRAKQLDEEMQRTGKPSGPLHGLPISFKECFNIQGIPSSIGFTSFIKDGPVKSNSAMVQILLKLGAVPYVKTNIPQTMMAADSHNHVFGRTLNPYRSNLNAGGSSGGEGALIAMRGSVLGIGTDIAGSIRIPAICNGTFALKPSADRIPYGGQTSSARGGLAGIKACAGPLATSVRDLELLMRVVANADPWQADSSVIFAPWRSVAPKATLRLGLIQEDPHFPLHPPVLRTLTQAADKLRAAGHEVVPLTTPSIRDACALAFRMFSMDPAKTPFKHIAASGEPVIPALASTALPHVYMQYDPAPMTLQALYDLNEERQRFKEAFRSLIVKANVDAIIMPGYQGTAQPHDLFGFVPYTVMWNVMDVRQYLIP from the exons ATGACAATTGAACACTGGACTGAGATTGTGAAGCGGAAGCAGGCCGAGGTCGCTACCCAGATCCCACCCGCCTGGCGTCTGCCGGCCGAGTATACGGATATCTCGCAGACCAAGTCCACTAATGTGCTCGATGTACCACACCGATGTGGCCTCCTGTCGCACAAGCAGCTAGAAATTACGGAGAAGTATGATGCCACAGCTCTGCTTGAAAAGATCCGCCACCAGGATCTGTCTGCCTACGAAGTGACCGAGGCCTTTTGCATTCGCGCTGCCATCGCCCAGCAGGTG CGTGCAAAGCAACTGGACGAGGAAATGCAGCGCACTGGAAAACCCAGCGGACCTTTGCATGGCTTGCCAATCAGTTTCAAG GAATGTTTCAACATCCAAGGTATCCCCTCCTCGATCGGTTTCACCTCCTTCATCAAGGATGGGCCCGTGAAATCCAATTCCGCCATGGTTCAAATCCTGCTGAAACTGGGGGCGGTTCCGTATGTGAAGACGAACATTCCACAGACGATGATG GCGGCAGACTCCCATAACCACGTTTTCGGGCGAACTCTGAACCCGTATCGATCCAACCTCAATGCGGGCGGATCTTCGGGTGGAGAGGGCGCGCTCATCGCGATGAGAGGCTCCGTGTTGGGCATTGGAACCGATATCGCAGGTTCGATTCGAATCCCTGCGATCTGCAATGGAACCTTTGCCTTAAAGCCCTCTGCCGATCGCATTCCGTACGGGGGGCAGACCAGCTCCGCGCGTGGTGGCCTGGCAGGAATCAAAGCCTGCGCCGGCCCGTTGGCAACGTCAGTGAGGGACCTAGAGCTGTTGATGCGCGTGGTGGCCAATGCAGATCCCTGGCAAGCTGACTCCTCGGTAATTTTTGCCCCATGGCGCTCGGTAGCGCCGAAAGCCACGCTGCGACTGGGGCTCATCCAAGAGGACCCCCATTTTCCACTACATCCTCCAGTTTTGCGGACCCTGACACAGGCAGCCGACAAGCTGCGAGCGGCGGGCCATGAAGTTGTGCCGCTGACCACTCCCTCCATCCGGGATGCCTGCGCATTGGCGTTTCGAATGTTTTCCATGGACCCTGCAAAGACACCGTTCAAACATATTGCTGCTAGTGGGGAGCCAGTCATCCCGGCATTGGCATCAACGGCCTTGCCGCACGTGTACATGCAGTACGATCCCGCACCAATGACGCTCCAGGCGCTGTACGACTTGAATGAAGAGCGACAAAGGTTCAAGGAGGCATTCCGCTCACTAATAGTGAAGGCCAACGTGGATGCGATTATCATGCCGGGCTACCAAGGGACTGCCCAGCCACATGATCTGTTTGGCTTTGTCCCCTATACGGTCATGTGGAATGTGATGGACGTAAGACAATATTTGATTCCTTGA